From one Helicoverpa zea isolate HzStark_Cry1AcR chromosome 10, ilHelZeax1.1, whole genome shotgun sequence genomic stretch:
- the LOC124634081 gene encoding glutamate receptor ionotropic, kainate 2-like isoform X2, giving the protein MSRLLLKWLAATLCLLRVHGDRTLGAIFDDGTFLLEAAFNVAIAAASEDQENPFVANVIKTSPSDITEAENAMCTLLESNVFGVFGPTKKSSLQHIQSIADYLEIPHIITDPVETQNRNWSVINLFPHHLAYSQLFADLIELKGWTDFTIIYEGAELLPFFDSILSMQDLDTGQKILIKIVQLPDGDDFRSQLKFIKKSGSVNYIINCKRETLPLVLEQAQQVGIMSDEHSYLIMNPDFQTIDIDPFKHGGSSITGIRMFDPSLESIQNFITSLNEKVAELSENEIENAIAENGLTLDLALVYDAVTLFVSTLNAMSLEEGSNVTCDDAESWGFGSSIVNYARTMEVDGLTGIIKFDEDGFRSEIEIDVLEIMSYGLEKVGTWTLEDGFVETKDNVSPAEQEGSESMKGKHFVVLTALSAPYGMLKESLKKLEGNDRYEGFGIELIDELAKINEFNYTFDIQEDGVYGSYDKKTGKWNGMMEKIMDGRADFAITDLTITAARQKAVDFTSPFMNLGITILYKKPTKEPPDLFSFISPFSMGVWGWLAGAFVGVSCLLFILGRLAPEEWQNPYPCIEEPETLDNQFTLANSFWFTLGSVLTQGSEIAPIAVSTRMAGSMWWFFTLIMVSSYTANLAAFLTVESKFYAIKSVNDLASNPYGMTYGAKKGGATFSFFKESDNLLYQKMYHYMEDHPELQTATNDQGLDRVKSDSENYAFLMESTSIEYMVERNCDVAQVGGLLDSKGYGIAMKKNSPYRQPMSESILQLQEEGKLTRMKDKWWKEKRGGGACADDDAGGGEAQPLVLANVGGVFIVLAAGSGMAVVCAFVEMVFDVWMISRKMKNCMIQFEPLPNCSCFVLLHIFFHCHWYRFGKS; this is encoded by the exons ATGTCAAGATTACTGCTAAAATGGCTTGCGGCAACATTATGTTTACTTCGCGTTCATGGAGATAGGACTTTGG GTGCCATTTTCGATGACGGCACATTTTTATTAGAAGCCGCATTCAACGTTGCAATTGCGGCGGCATCCGAAGACCAAGAAAATCCATTTGTAGCAAATGTCATAAAAACATCTCCTTCTGACATAACTGAAGCTGAAAATGCGATGTGTACGCTTTTAGAG AGTAACGTGTTTGGAGTTTTTGGTCCCACAAAGAAAAGTTCATTACAACATATTCAGTCGATAGCCGATTATCTGGAAATACCTCACATTATTACCGATCCTGTGGAAACACAAAATCGTAATTGGTCTGTGATTAATTTGTTTCCACATCACTTGGCTTATTCTcag TTATTTGCAGACCTCATTGAATTAAAAGGGTGGACggattttacaataatttatgaAGGTGCAGAACTTTTACCATTTTTCGATAGCATTTTATCGATGCAAGATTTAGATACCGgtcagaaaatattaataaaaattgtacAATTACCTGATGGTGACGATTTCAG gtcCCAGTTGAAGTTTATTAAAAAGTCAGGATctgtaaattatataattaattgcaAAAGAGAAACGTTGCCACTGGTGCTGGAACAAGCACAGCAAGTTGGAATCATGTCTGATGAGCATAGTTACTTAATCATGAATCCAGATTTCCAAACAATAGACATAGACCCATTTAAACATGGAGGTTCCAGTATCAcag GAATTCGCATGTTCGATCCAAGTTTAGAGTCCATTCAAAACTTTATCACATCTTTAAATGAGAAGGTAGCCGAACTATCTGAGAACGAAATAGAAAATGCGATAGCAGAAAATGGTTTGACACTAGATTTAGCTTTGGTATACGATGCTGTTACCTTATTTGTTTCAACTTTGAATGCTATGTCTCTTGAAGAGGGTTCAAATGTAACATGTGATGACGCAGAAAGCTGGGGCTTTGGATCTAGCATTGTAAATTATGCGAGGACT ATGGAAGTCGATGGCCTAACTGGGATAATAAAATTCGATGAAGATGGTTTCCGTTCAGAAATCGAAATAGACGTACTTGAAATTATGAGCTACGGATTAGAGAAG GTTGGAACTTGGACGTTAGAGGATGGTTTTGTTGAAACAAAAGACAATGTATCCCCAGCAGAACAAGAAGGGTCTGAATCAATGAAGGGCAAACATTTTGTCGTTCTTACAGCATTG AGTGCTCCTTACGGCATGCTCAAAGAATCTTTGAAAAAACTCGAAGGCAATGACCGATACGAAGGTTTCGGTATTGAACTTATTGACGAGCTAGCgaaaattaatgaatttaattacaCATTCGATATACAAGAAGACGGAGTTTATGGCTCATATGATAAGAAGACAGGCAAATGGAACGGAATGATGGAGAAAATTATGGACGGT AGGGCAGATTTCGCTATCACGGACTTAACCATAACAGCAGCTCGACAAAAAGCAGTAGACTTCACTAGTCCTTTTATGAACCTAGGTATAACTATATTGTATAAGAAACCAACAAAGGAACCACCAGATCTCTTTTCCTTCATTTCACCGTTTTCCATGGGA GTATGGGGATGGTTGGCTGGAGCGTTTGTTGGCGTATCTtgccttttatttatattaggaCGACTGGCTCCAGAAGAGTGGCAAAATCCATATCCGTGTATAGAAGAACCAGAAACATTGGATAATCAGTTCACTTTAGCCAACTCTTTTTGGTTTACGTTAGGAAGTGTGCTTACTCAAGGATCTGAAATTGCACCCAT TGCCGTATCAACCCGTATGGCTGGAAGTATGTGGTGGTTCTTCACTTTAATCATGGTTTCATCTTACACGGCTAACTTAGCTGCTTTTCTTACGGTTGAATCAAAGTTTTATGCTATTAAAAGTGTAAATGACCTCGCAAGCAACCCGTATGGAATGACTTATGGCGCTAAGAAAGGAGGAGCTACCTTCAGTTTCTTCAAG GAGTCAGATAATTTACTGTATCAGAAAATGTATCACTATATGGAAGACCATCCAGAATTACAGACAGCAACAAATGATCAAGGTTTGGACAG AGTAAAATCGGATTCAGAAAACTATGCATTTCTAATGGAATCTACATCGATCGAGTACATGGTCGAGAGAAACTGTGATGTCGCACAAGTTGGCGGGTTACTGGACAGTAAGGGCTATGGCATCGCTATGAAAAAGA ATTCTCCTTATCGACAACCAATGAGCGAATCGATACTGCAACTGCAAGAAGAGGGAAAACTAACGAGAATGAAAGATAAATGGTGGAAAGAAAAACGAGGAGGGGGTGCTTGTGCC GATGACGACGCTGGAGGCGGTGAGGCCCAGCCCTTAGTGCTGGCGAACGTGGGCGGCGTTTTCATTGTGCTCGCCGCGGGTTCGGGCATGGCTGTCGTCTGCGCCTTTGTGGAGATGGTATTCGACGTGTGGATGATATCCCGCAAGATGAAG AATTGCATGATCCAGTTTGAACCCCTACCAAACTGTAGTTGCTTCGTGTTACTCCATATCTTTTTTCATTGCCATTG GTATCGTTTCGGGAAGAGTTAA
- the LOC124634081 gene encoding glutamate receptor ionotropic, kainate 2-like isoform X1, with protein MSRLLLKWLAATLCLLRVHGDRTLGAIFDDGTFLLEAAFNVAIAAASEDQENPFVANVIKTSPSDITEAENAMCTLLESNVFGVFGPTKKSSLQHIQSIADYLEIPHIITDPVETQNRNWSVINLFPHHLAYSQLFADLIELKGWTDFTIIYEGAELLPFFDSILSMQDLDTGQKILIKIVQLPDGDDFRSQLKFIKKSGSVNYIINCKRETLPLVLEQAQQVGIMSDEHSYLIMNPDFQTIDIDPFKHGGSSITGIRMFDPSLESIQNFITSLNEKVAELSENEIENAIAENGLTLDLALVYDAVTLFVSTLNAMSLEEGSNVTCDDAESWGFGSSIVNYARTMEVDGLTGIIKFDEDGFRSEIEIDVLEIMSYGLEKVGTWTLEDGFVETKDNVSPAEQEGSESMKGKHFVVLTALSAPYGMLKESLKKLEGNDRYEGFGIELIDELAKINEFNYTFDIQEDGVYGSYDKKTGKWNGMMEKIMDGRADFAITDLTITAARQKAVDFTSPFMNLGITILYKKPTKEPPDLFSFISPFSMGVWGWLAGAFVGVSCLLFILGRLAPEEWQNPYPCIEEPETLDNQFTLANSFWFTLGSVLTQGSEIAPIAVSTRMAGSMWWFFTLIMVSSYTANLAAFLTVESKFYAIKSVNDLASNPYGMTYGAKKGGATFSFFKESDNLLYQKMYHYMEDHPELQTATNDQGLDRVKSDSENYAFLMESTSIEYMVERNCDVAQVGGLLDSKGYGIAMKKNSPYRQPMSESILQLQEEGKLTRMKDKWWKEKRGGGACADDDAGGGEAQPLVLANVGGVFIVLAAGSGMAVVCAFVEMVFDVWMISRKMKVSFREELKAELKFILSFSGDTKPVRHRESTGSGSGGSKDDGEKNADAESLDDDDRADPSPTPRSERSGHSHHTLHSRRQSNAVQMAKMRKYSLRSAM; from the exons ATGTCAAGATTACTGCTAAAATGGCTTGCGGCAACATTATGTTTACTTCGCGTTCATGGAGATAGGACTTTGG GTGCCATTTTCGATGACGGCACATTTTTATTAGAAGCCGCATTCAACGTTGCAATTGCGGCGGCATCCGAAGACCAAGAAAATCCATTTGTAGCAAATGTCATAAAAACATCTCCTTCTGACATAACTGAAGCTGAAAATGCGATGTGTACGCTTTTAGAG AGTAACGTGTTTGGAGTTTTTGGTCCCACAAAGAAAAGTTCATTACAACATATTCAGTCGATAGCCGATTATCTGGAAATACCTCACATTATTACCGATCCTGTGGAAACACAAAATCGTAATTGGTCTGTGATTAATTTGTTTCCACATCACTTGGCTTATTCTcag TTATTTGCAGACCTCATTGAATTAAAAGGGTGGACggattttacaataatttatgaAGGTGCAGAACTTTTACCATTTTTCGATAGCATTTTATCGATGCAAGATTTAGATACCGgtcagaaaatattaataaaaattgtacAATTACCTGATGGTGACGATTTCAG gtcCCAGTTGAAGTTTATTAAAAAGTCAGGATctgtaaattatataattaattgcaAAAGAGAAACGTTGCCACTGGTGCTGGAACAAGCACAGCAAGTTGGAATCATGTCTGATGAGCATAGTTACTTAATCATGAATCCAGATTTCCAAACAATAGACATAGACCCATTTAAACATGGAGGTTCCAGTATCAcag GAATTCGCATGTTCGATCCAAGTTTAGAGTCCATTCAAAACTTTATCACATCTTTAAATGAGAAGGTAGCCGAACTATCTGAGAACGAAATAGAAAATGCGATAGCAGAAAATGGTTTGACACTAGATTTAGCTTTGGTATACGATGCTGTTACCTTATTTGTTTCAACTTTGAATGCTATGTCTCTTGAAGAGGGTTCAAATGTAACATGTGATGACGCAGAAAGCTGGGGCTTTGGATCTAGCATTGTAAATTATGCGAGGACT ATGGAAGTCGATGGCCTAACTGGGATAATAAAATTCGATGAAGATGGTTTCCGTTCAGAAATCGAAATAGACGTACTTGAAATTATGAGCTACGGATTAGAGAAG GTTGGAACTTGGACGTTAGAGGATGGTTTTGTTGAAACAAAAGACAATGTATCCCCAGCAGAACAAGAAGGGTCTGAATCAATGAAGGGCAAACATTTTGTCGTTCTTACAGCATTG AGTGCTCCTTACGGCATGCTCAAAGAATCTTTGAAAAAACTCGAAGGCAATGACCGATACGAAGGTTTCGGTATTGAACTTATTGACGAGCTAGCgaaaattaatgaatttaattacaCATTCGATATACAAGAAGACGGAGTTTATGGCTCATATGATAAGAAGACAGGCAAATGGAACGGAATGATGGAGAAAATTATGGACGGT AGGGCAGATTTCGCTATCACGGACTTAACCATAACAGCAGCTCGACAAAAAGCAGTAGACTTCACTAGTCCTTTTATGAACCTAGGTATAACTATATTGTATAAGAAACCAACAAAGGAACCACCAGATCTCTTTTCCTTCATTTCACCGTTTTCCATGGGA GTATGGGGATGGTTGGCTGGAGCGTTTGTTGGCGTATCTtgccttttatttatattaggaCGACTGGCTCCAGAAGAGTGGCAAAATCCATATCCGTGTATAGAAGAACCAGAAACATTGGATAATCAGTTCACTTTAGCCAACTCTTTTTGGTTTACGTTAGGAAGTGTGCTTACTCAAGGATCTGAAATTGCACCCAT TGCCGTATCAACCCGTATGGCTGGAAGTATGTGGTGGTTCTTCACTTTAATCATGGTTTCATCTTACACGGCTAACTTAGCTGCTTTTCTTACGGTTGAATCAAAGTTTTATGCTATTAAAAGTGTAAATGACCTCGCAAGCAACCCGTATGGAATGACTTATGGCGCTAAGAAAGGAGGAGCTACCTTCAGTTTCTTCAAG GAGTCAGATAATTTACTGTATCAGAAAATGTATCACTATATGGAAGACCATCCAGAATTACAGACAGCAACAAATGATCAAGGTTTGGACAG AGTAAAATCGGATTCAGAAAACTATGCATTTCTAATGGAATCTACATCGATCGAGTACATGGTCGAGAGAAACTGTGATGTCGCACAAGTTGGCGGGTTACTGGACAGTAAGGGCTATGGCATCGCTATGAAAAAGA ATTCTCCTTATCGACAACCAATGAGCGAATCGATACTGCAACTGCAAGAAGAGGGAAAACTAACGAGAATGAAAGATAAATGGTGGAAAGAAAAACGAGGAGGGGGTGCTTGTGCC GATGACGACGCTGGAGGCGGTGAGGCCCAGCCCTTAGTGCTGGCGAACGTGGGCGGCGTTTTCATTGTGCTCGCCGCGGGTTCGGGCATGGCTGTCGTCTGCGCCTTTGTGGAGATGGTATTCGACGTGTGGATGATATCCCGCAAGATGAAG GTATCGTTTCGGGAAGAGTTAAAAGCtgaattgaaattcattttgaGCTTTAGTGGGGACACGAAACCTGTTCGCCATAGAGAGTCTACCGGGAGCGGTTCTGGTGGCTCCAAGGATGATGGGGAGAAGAACGCTGATGCAGAGTcgcttgatgatgatgatcgagCAGACCCATCACCTACCCCGCGATCTGAGAGGTCGGGCCATTCTCATCATACCCTGCATAGTAGGAGACAGAGTAATGCCGTACAGATGGCTAAAATGAGGAAATATAGCTTGCGAAGTGCTATGTAg
- the LOC124634139 gene encoding glutamate receptor ionotropic, kainate 2-like, with product MWASSCKLWHVTEDVLIDAKHNGYKNFVVDSPSRYLEQVLLHAQQVGMMAEEHSYIFVSPDLFTLDMSRFKYGGVNMTGFRLVELQDKDNEKLWNFTSTLNLETGKTFKPEQLKTQVLLIHDAVEVFAAAFKKVKVQPETLSCENYQAWSFGSTLLNFMKTNKVEGLTRSLIFDGVGQRTDVTFNILELTSAGNQSIGNWTNNELKINRPLVADAEITQESALRNKSLRVLISLAPPYGYMRKSDKKLEGNDQYEGFTIDLIDKLSEILGFSYEFAVEEDYGTKTETGEWTGMALQLREERADLAICDLTITAVRQSGIDFSTPFMTLGIGILYKEPSKQPPEMFSFMAVFSKEVWYYMMLIQLALGVTMIFVGRISNKEWQNPVPCIESPEELNNQFSFANSVWLIIGSVMQQGSEIAPIAIGPRMITSVWWFFTMVMVASYVGTLVAFLTVEKNVLPFETVQELYESKSITYGAKEKGSTKQFFENSTNPIYQAMFKKMKAHNWLAKENDIGVYWAETQNYAFFMESTSLEYYKERHCDLLQVGGLLDSKSYGIGMKKKSPYKKYIDDALLKLKENGEIEKLRNIWWKEKRGGGKCGEKRDADQKQLGMKNMLGAFVVLGVGCLIGLFISIIDMLWGVFKRSVKYSTTFKYELIEELKFALKFSGHIKPVKRPQKAIEGSFEALAKAEGKDDIRSLHSIRSCDTHRTHHSHSSRHSSRSLSVAFAKRRSYS from the exons ATGTGGGCGTCATCCTGCAAGCTGTGGCATGTTACaga AGACGTACTTATCGATGCTAAACACAATGGCTACAAGAACTTCGTGGTAGATTCTCCATCTAGATACTTGGAGCAAGTATTGCTTCATGCACAACAAGTAGGCATGATGGCTGAGGAACATTCGTATATTTTCGTATCGCCCGACCTCTTTACTTTGGACATGAGTCGGTTCAAATATGGAGGAGTTAATATGACGG GATTTCGTTTAGTAGAACTACAAGACAAGGACAATGAGAAACTGTGGAACTTCACATCCACACTGAACTTAGAAACTGGGAAAACATTTAAACCTGAACAGCTTAAAACTCAAGTGTTACTCATACATGATGCAGTCGAAGTGTTCGCTGCTGCCTTCAAGAAGGTTAAGGTGCAACCTGAGACTCTGAGCTGTGAGAATTACCAAGCTTGGAGTTTTGGATCGACACTACTCAATTTTATGAAGACG AACAAGGTAGAAGGACTAACAAGGTCATTGATATTCGACGGGGTGGGACAGCGGACTGATGTCACATTCAATATACTTGAATTAACTTCAGCTGGCAATCAGTCA ATAGGTAATTGGACAAACAatgaattgaaaataaacagGCCGCTCGTTGCTGATGCAGAAATCACTCAAGAGTCAGCACTGAGGAACAAATCGTTAAGAGTACTGATTTCGTTG GCTCCGCCATACGGATACATGAGAAAATCAGATAAGAAATTAGAGGGTAACGATCAGTACGAAGGATTCACAATTGATTTGATTGATAAATTGAGTGAAATTCTAGGATTTAGCTACGAATTTGCCGTTGAAGAAGACTATGGCACTAAAACTGAGACCGGTGAATGGACTGGCATGGCTCTTCAGCTTAGAGAAGAG AGAGCGGACCTAGCTATATGCGACTTAACTATAACGGCAGTGAGACAGAGTGGCATAGATTTTTCCACGCCGTTCATGACACTTGGTATCGGAATACTGTATAAGGAGCCCAGTAAGCAGCCACCCGAGATGTTCTCTTTCATGGCTGTCTTCTCTAAGGAG GTTTGGTACTACATGATGCTAATCCAATTGGCTTTGGGAGTCACGATGATCTTCGTAGGCCGTATATCAAACAAGGAATGGCAGAATCCAGTGCCCTGTATAGAATCCCCTGAAGAATTGAATAATCAGTTCAGTTTCGCCAACTCCGTATGGCTCATTATAGGATCTGTTATGCAGCAAGGTTCAGAAATTGCACCCAT AGCGATAGGTCCCCGTATGATAACCAGTGTATGGTGGTTTTTCACCATGGTAATGGTGGCATCATACGTCGGTACTTTAGTCGCCTTCCTCACTGTCGAGAAAAATGTCTTGCCTTTCGAAACAGTTCAAGAGCTCTATGAATCAAAATCAATTACTTACGGCGCCAAGGAAAAAGGATCCACTAAACAGTTCTTTGAG AATTCTACAAACCCGATATACCAGGCCATGTTCAAAAAAATGAAGGCACACAATTGGCTCGCCAAAGAGAATGACATTGGTGTCTACTG ggCTGAAACTCAAAATTATGCATTCTTTATGGAATCCACATCTTTGGAATATTATAAGGAGAGACATTGCGACTTACTGCAAGTCGGTGGTCTACTGGACTCCAAAAGTTACGGCATCGGAATGAAAAAGA aaTCGCCTTATAAGAAATATATTGATGATGCATTACTAAAACTCAAGGAAAATGGTGAAATAGAAAAACTGAGGAACATTTGGTGGAAAGAGAAAAGGGGCGGTGGGAAGTGTGGA GAAAAACGTGATGCAGATCAGAAACAGTTGGGTATGAAGAACATGTTGGGTGCATTCGTAGTGCTCGGCGTCGGCTGCCTCATAGGACTGTTTATATCTATTATAGATATGCTGTGGGGAGTATTCAAGAGATCCGTCAAATATAGT ACAACCTTCAAATACGAGCTGATAGAAGAGCTAAAGTTTGCTCTAAAGTTTAGCGGTCATATAAAACCCGTTAAGCGACCACAGAAGGCGATCGAAGGCAGCTTCGAAGCTCTGGCGAAAGCTGAAGGCAAGGATGATATACGTTCGCTACACTCGATTCGGTCCTGCGACACTCATAGAACACATCATTCACATAGCTCCAGGCATTCGTCACGAAGTCTTAGTGTGGCTTTCGCTAAGCGACGATCCTATAGctaa